One segment of Saprospiraceae bacterium DNA contains the following:
- a CDS encoding LytTR family transcriptional regulator gives MLNAVSIHSIADSNKPNSSTRSVAFMPEYGSKKKASKKIVLPTMEGLCFEKVRNIAYLEASGNYTLLHFTDKRQILVCRTLREVEQMLPEKGFARIHRSHTIHLKHIKRYVRGKGGHVVLQNGVTLVVSAGQKDLFLNALRQYFG, from the coding sequence ATGTTGAACGCAGTATCTATCCATAGCATCGCCGACTCCAACAAGCCTAACAGCAGCACCCGTTCGGTCGCTTTTATGCCGGAATATGGAAGCAAAAAAAAGGCTTCAAAGAAAATCGTGTTGCCCACGATGGAAGGGCTGTGTTTTGAAAAAGTACGCAACATCGCTTACTTGGAGGCAAGCGGCAACTACACCTTGCTGCATTTCACGGACAAAAGACAGATTTTGGTGTGCCGCACCCTGCGTGAGGTGGAACAAATGCTGCCAGAGAAAGGCTTTGCTCGCATACACCGTTCGCACACCATTCACCTGAAACACATCAAAAGATATGTGCGCGGAAAAGGAGGACATGTGGTTTTGCAAAACGGTGTCACCCTTGTGGTTTCCGCTGGGCAAAAAGACCTTTTTCTCAATGCTTTGCGACAGTATTTTGGATAA
- a CDS encoding competence/damage-inducible protein A yields MTAHLILIGDEILIGQIVDTNSAWMGRELTLRGIRVTGKSSVGDSREAIAQALERAASDADVVIMTGGLGPTKDDVTKTTLAEIFDARMVFHQETYDRIVAYFNKIGRPVSPAMVGQATLPDKAVLLPNKVGQAPGMWFERDGKVFVSLPGVPFEMEYLMTHEVIPRLLATFPTHPVKHRTLLTAGEGESAIALRIKDFEDTLPPHIKLAYLPSLGQVRLRLTDMWEGSVTPETEAQIEAELNAKIVELAAILPDLVYGYDDDSLPQVVGKILTAQGKQFGTAESCTGGYVAHLITTIPGSSAYFPGSVITYSYEMKTKMLGVQPETLTRFGAVSEETVREMAQGALQALGVDVALAISGIAGPSGGTPDKPVGTVWMAASDGKRTVTRKHLFGRDRLKNIQLTGVYALNLVRRFLLGEV; encoded by the coding sequence ATGACTGCACACCTCATTCTCATTGGCGACGAAATTCTCATCGGCCAAATCGTGGACACCAACTCTGCTTGGATGGGCCGCGAACTCACGCTGCGAGGTATTCGCGTGACGGGAAAAAGCAGCGTGGGCGACAGCCGCGAAGCCATTGCTCAGGCGCTTGAACGCGCGGCTTCCGATGCCGATGTGGTGATAATGACAGGGGGGCTTGGCCCCACGAAAGATGATGTGACCAAGACTACGCTCGCAGAGATTTTTGATGCCCGGATGGTTTTTCATCAAGAAACTTACGACCGCATCGTGGCCTATTTCAATAAAATAGGTCGTCCTGTATCGCCTGCTATGGTTGGTCAAGCCACGCTTCCCGACAAGGCGGTGCTGTTGCCCAACAAAGTCGGGCAAGCGCCGGGAATGTGGTTTGAGCGCGACGGAAAAGTGTTTGTGTCGCTCCCGGGCGTGCCCTTTGAAATGGAATACTTGATGACTCACGAGGTCATCCCTCGGCTGCTCGCCACCTTCCCCACGCACCCCGTCAAACACCGCACCTTGCTCACCGCCGGAGAAGGAGAAAGTGCCATCGCTCTTCGCATCAAGGATTTTGAAGACACCCTGCCGCCTCATATCAAGTTGGCGTATCTTCCTTCGCTTGGTCAGGTTCGGTTGCGCCTGACCGATATGTGGGAAGGGAGTGTAACGCCTGAGACGGAAGCGCAGATTGAGGCAGAGCTGAATGCGAAAATCGTGGAGTTGGCCGCTATTCTCCCCGACCTTGTGTATGGATATGACGACGACTCGTTGCCACAAGTGGTGGGAAAAATTTTGACGGCACAGGGCAAGCAATTCGGCACGGCGGAAAGCTGTACCGGGGGATATGTGGCACATCTGATTACGACTATCCCCGGTTCGTCAGCCTATTTCCCAGGGTCTGTCATCACATATTCGTATGAAATGAAGACCAAAATGCTGGGTGTGCAGCCAGAGACGCTCACCCGATTTGGCGCGGTGAGCGAAGAAACAGTACGCGAAATGGCTCAAGGCGCTCTCCAAGCCTTGGGCGTGGATGTGGCGCTCGCTATTTCAGGCATTGCCGGGCCAAGTGGCGGCACACCCGATAAGCCGGTAGGCACAGTATGGATGGCAGCGAGCGATGGCAAGCGGACCGTGACACGCAAACATCTCTTTGGTCGAGACCGGCTCAAAAACATCCAATTGACAGGCGTGTATGCCCTCAATCTGGTGCGACGGTTCTTGTTGGGCGAGGTATGA
- a CDS encoding DUF2490 domain-containing protein — MRLPIQANILCATLLFMAFFVPLHAQDRKVIYPHTVFWSKTEINQLDKRQQWGVGLDFVYRRKSGLNDRNMFAEPLRESIRPWVHYQFSKNARLSISPLGYMHTNEYLGKESDLLRPDYYELRTTFQFFHHQRAANGKWMHTWRYRYELRWQEQPGRDDFRFLSRFRFRYRIRYIINGNNFYDDKTWYVAASNEIGLNLGKNVVLNTFNQNRLYVGLGYRFLDAIRTEVRYVDRFRTRGATGFEFDHGRGLMIGIYVDNLTSIGKPDQYVIKFTD, encoded by the coding sequence ATGCGCCTTCCCATTCAGGCTAACATCTTGTGTGCGACGTTGCTGTTCATGGCTTTTTTCGTCCCGCTTCATGCACAAGACCGCAAGGTCATATATCCTCACACCGTATTTTGGAGCAAAACCGAAATCAATCAATTGGATAAGCGCCAGCAATGGGGCGTGGGCCTGGATTTTGTGTATCGCCGCAAATCGGGTCTCAACGACCGCAATATGTTTGCCGAACCTCTGCGAGAAAGTATCCGCCCGTGGGTGCATTATCAGTTTTCAAAAAACGCGCGACTATCCATCTCGCCGCTGGGCTACATGCACACCAACGAATACCTCGGAAAGGAGTCGGACCTGTTGCGTCCCGATTACTACGAGCTGCGCACCACCTTTCAGTTTTTCCATCACCAACGTGCCGCGAATGGCAAATGGATGCATACTTGGCGCTATCGGTATGAGCTGCGGTGGCAGGAACAACCCGGGCGCGACGATTTCCGCTTCCTCTCTCGTTTCCGCTTCCGCTATCGGATTCGCTACATCATCAATGGCAACAACTTCTACGACGACAAAACTTGGTATGTCGCAGCCTCCAACGAGATTGGGCTGAACCTCGGGAAAAACGTTGTGTTAAACACTTTCAATCAGAACCGCCTTTATGTAGGACTTGGGTATCGTTTTTTAGACGCTATTCGCACGGAGGTGCGTTATGTTGACCGTTTTCGGACTAGGGGCGCCACCGGATTTGAATTTGACCATGGGCGCGGTCTCATGATAGGCATTTATGTGGACAACCTCACCAGTATTGGCAAACCCGACCAATACGTCATAAAATTCACTGACTGA
- a CDS encoding GNAT family N-acetyltransferase — MNSLFIKRTDSSNPDFVALVRHLDAELATRDGDDHAFYAQFNKIDSLKNVVVAYWNGKAVGCGAFKPLEDGVMEVKRMFVSPELRGKGIASSVLSELEHWASELGAHSCCLETGLRQPEAIALYQKNGYDRIPNYGQYMGVENSVCFEKHLLMSSGV, encoded by the coding sequence ATGAACTCACTCTTCATAAAACGCACGGATTCGAGCAATCCTGATTTCGTGGCGCTCGTGAGGCATCTTGATGCCGAACTGGCCACCCGCGACGGCGACGACCATGCCTTCTATGCCCAATTCAACAAAATTGATAGTTTGAAAAATGTTGTGGTCGCTTATTGGAACGGCAAAGCTGTCGGCTGTGGTGCATTCAAGCCATTGGAAGATGGGGTGATGGAAGTAAAACGAATGTTTGTATCCCCAGAACTACGAGGCAAGGGCATTGCGTCAAGCGTTTTATCGGAATTGGAACACTGGGCATCAGAGTTGGGCGCGCATTCCTGTTGTCTTGAGACAGGGCTTCGGCAGCCGGAAGCCATCGCGCTCTACCAAAAAAATGGCTACGACCGTATCCCGAATTATGGCCAATACATGGGTGTCGAAAATAGTGTTTGCTTCGAAAAGCATTTGTTGATGTCGAGCGGGGTTTGA
- the rny gene encoding ribonuclease Y translates to MEIIIGLVGLVVGGVIAYFLASQSNKKQVEESNRQADLVIKEARLTAKRLEDEATVKAEKIVGKAEAENERIKQQKIQEAKERYAQMRQELEEEKTRHQLKMKEMEMEVMSKQKDLKVEQDLFQSRIDEVEARKTELDNREMELDTLRENLDKQLKIVAKKREELDAANEERIKALESIAKLSQQDARDQLLEQVRAKSETEVMSIVKDAVSQAKLTASKEAKKIVIQTIQRMAAEFTIENTVSVFNLENDDMKGQIIGREGRNIRALEAATGVEVIVDDTPEAIVISSFDPIRREVARLSLQRLVADGRIHPQRIEEVVAKVSKQLEEQIVEIGERTVIELGIHGLNPALVRMVGRMRFRSSYGQNLLKHSIETAELCSIMAAELGLNPKQIKMAKRAGLLHDIGKVAEEETELSHALVGMKMCEQYGEHPVVLNAVGAHHDEIEMNNIISPIVQACDAISGARPGARREILENYLKRIGELEDLAMSYDGVAKAFAMQAGRELRVIVEADKVTDQYADDLSFMISQKIQDEMQYPGQIRVTVIREKRAVAYAR, encoded by the coding sequence ATGGAAATAATAATAGGATTGGTAGGGCTGGTCGTTGGTGGCGTCATTGCATACTTTCTCGCTTCACAGAGCAACAAAAAGCAAGTAGAGGAGAGCAACCGCCAAGCTGACCTCGTCATCAAAGAGGCTCGCCTCACCGCCAAACGCCTCGAAGACGAGGCTACCGTGAAAGCGGAGAAAATTGTCGGCAAAGCAGAGGCAGAAAACGAGCGCATCAAGCAGCAGAAAATTCAGGAGGCCAAAGAACGATATGCCCAAATGCGACAGGAGCTAGAGGAGGAAAAGACACGGCATCAGTTGAAGATGAAAGAGATGGAAATGGAGGTGATGTCGAAGCAAAAGGATTTGAAAGTGGAGCAAGACCTCTTTCAAAGTCGAATAGATGAGGTGGAGGCGCGCAAGACAGAGCTGGACAACCGAGAAATGGAGCTCGACACCCTGCGCGAAAACTTGGACAAACAACTCAAAATCGTGGCCAAGAAACGGGAGGAGCTCGACGCGGCGAATGAGGAACGCATCAAGGCGCTTGAAAGTATCGCCAAACTATCGCAACAGGATGCCAGAGACCAACTGCTCGAACAGGTGCGTGCCAAAAGCGAGACGGAGGTCATGTCCATCGTGAAAGATGCCGTGAGCCAAGCCAAACTGACTGCCTCGAAAGAAGCAAAAAAGATTGTGATTCAGACGATTCAACGGATGGCTGCCGAGTTCACCATCGAAAACACAGTCTCTGTTTTCAACCTTGAAAACGACGACATGAAAGGCCAAATCATCGGCAGGGAAGGCCGCAACATCAGGGCGCTCGAAGCAGCCACCGGTGTGGAGGTCATCGTGGACGACACACCCGAGGCCATCGTCATCTCTTCCTTCGACCCCATCCGACGCGAAGTGGCCCGCCTCTCCTTGCAGCGCCTCGTGGCCGATGGTCGCATACACCCTCAGCGCATCGAGGAGGTGGTGGCCAAAGTGAGCAAACAGCTCGAAGAACAGATTGTCGAAATCGGCGAACGCACCGTCATCGAGCTCGGCATACATGGCCTCAACCCCGCCCTCGTGCGCATGGTGGGCCGGATGCGCTTCCGCTCGTCTTATGGTCAGAATCTGCTGAAACACAGTATAGAGACTGCGGAGCTCTGTTCCATCATGGCCGCAGAACTCGGTCTCAATCCGAAACAAATCAAAATGGCCAAACGGGCTGGCTTGCTTCACGACATCGGCAAAGTGGCAGAAGAAGAAACCGAGCTCTCCCACGCACTTGTGGGCATGAAGATGTGTGAGCAATATGGCGAGCATCCGGTAGTGCTCAATGCGGTGGGCGCGCACCACGACGAGATTGAGATGAACAATATCATTTCTCCCATCGTGCAGGCCTGCGACGCCATCTCTGGCGCTCGCCCGGGCGCGCGCCGTGAAATCCTCGAAAACTATCTCAAACGCATAGGAGAGCTCGAAGACCTTGCCATGAGTTACGACGGCGTGGCCAAAGCATTTGCCATGCAAGCAGGACGCGAGCTGCGCGTCATTGTGGAAGCGGACAAAGTCACTGACCAATATGCGGACGATTTGTCGTTCATGATTTCGCAAAAGATTCAGGACGAAATGCAGTATCCGGGTCAGATTCGCGTCACAGTGATTCGGGAAAAACGGGCTGTGGCGTATGCGAGGTGA
- a CDS encoding cell division protein ZapA: MATEQAYHTIPVTVLIGGRPYLLKINAADEALVHRLAKEINDKTANFKSAQPSKDTQDCLAMALLTYAVELHRSRRQATVKPSERQLQTV, from the coding sequence ATGGCAACCGAGCAAGCATATCATACCATACCAGTCACCGTCCTGATAGGCGGACGGCCTTATTTGCTGAAAATCAATGCGGCAGACGAGGCGCTCGTACATCGGCTCGCCAAGGAAATCAACGATAAAACGGCCAATTTCAAATCGGCCCAGCCATCGAAAGATACACAGGACTGCCTCGCTATGGCGCTGCTCACCTACGCCGTCGAATTGCACCGCAGCCGCCGTCAGGCTACTGTCAAGCCTTCTGAGCGGCAGTTGCAGACGGTGTAA
- a CDS encoding N-6 DNA methylase, producing MPASAFQNSNQLQIGAIFTPLEWAEFAIRQFDLFEKWMSGKTIFDPTMGEGNLLEALVKTGLKKGFRLEDLPVNRLFGAELNSDYFERFFLKMKTLYGLEMPRENFKNADIFFLEQEQQFDILFGNPPWQNFTDLPETCKQRLKPKFFEYDLVGNAQDLLLGGSRIDLAALVIQKTIEKNLKKSGEAVFFMPLSLLLNDGANKHFRTYRVNGTHFRIESVFDFNDAPVFEGVATRHGLVKFVRDIRQGFPIPFKRWGNGVWVDYVAKPAFHPNDPLSVSALEEEDLMSDFEPIVLPKTATPRQGVNACGANDWFFFEDCELLDEYLCKVTVNKKSASNGDRKVVLPRRYVYPLLTAKNFREAKPQVRKWVLLPYSPNGKPLEPRQVLADKYLSKYLLDNRKHLESRKGTMLSAWLNKGYWYALLGVGDYNFYPWKIVWEAYGKTSFEPRIFEGHWQANQSLQAYIPMKSRQEAEEILEKLRDKRIENYLRSLKMEGTMNWAQPGKIKKLVRFQEEAPTLF from the coding sequence ATGCCTGCTTCCGCTTTTCAAAATAGCAATCAACTCCAAATTGGGGCAATCTTCACCCCTTTGGAGTGGGCGGAGTTTGCCATTCGCCAATTTGATTTGTTTGAAAAATGGATGTCGGGCAAAACCATTTTCGACCCCACTATGGGCGAGGGAAATTTGCTCGAAGCGTTGGTCAAAACAGGTTTGAAAAAAGGCTTCCGGCTGGAGGATTTGCCTGTCAACAGGCTTTTTGGAGCGGAGTTGAACAGCGATTATTTCGAGCGTTTTTTCCTGAAAATGAAAACTTTGTACGGCTTGGAAATGCCCCGCGAAAATTTCAAAAACGCCGATATTTTCTTTTTGGAACAAGAACAACAATTCGACATCCTCTTCGGAAACCCGCCTTGGCAGAATTTTACGGATTTGCCCGAAACCTGCAAACAACGCCTCAAGCCCAAGTTCTTTGAATACGATTTGGTCGGCAACGCGCAAGACCTTTTGCTCGGCGGCTCACGCATAGACTTGGCAGCCTTGGTGATTCAAAAAACGATTGAAAAAAACTTGAAAAAGAGCGGCGAGGCTGTGTTTTTCATGCCACTCTCGCTATTGCTCAACGACGGCGCAAACAAACACTTCCGAACTTACCGGGTGAACGGGACGCACTTTCGCATCGAGAGCGTGTTTGATTTCAACGACGCGCCTGTGTTCGAGGGCGTGGCTACCCGGCATGGTCTGGTCAAGTTTGTGCGAGATATCCGGCAAGGTTTCCCAATACCTTTCAAGCGTTGGGGAAATGGCGTTTGGGTGGATTATGTCGCCAAGCCAGCATTTCATCCCAACGACCCGCTGAGCGTTTCGGCTTTGGAAGAAGAAGATTTGATGTCTGATTTTGAGCCGATTGTTTTGCCAAAAACCGCTACCCCGCGACAAGGGGTGAATGCTTGCGGTGCGAATGACTGGTTCTTTTTTGAGGATTGCGAACTGCTAGACGAATATCTATGCAAAGTTACGGTCAACAAAAAATCGGCTTCCAATGGCGATAGAAAAGTAGTGTTGCCCCGCCGCTACGTTTATCCTTTACTGACCGCCAAAAACTTTCGGGAAGCAAAACCCCAAGTACGCAAATGGGTACTTCTGCCTTATTCGCCGAACGGAAAGCCCTTGGAACCTCGTCAAGTTTTGGCAGACAAATACCTTTCAAAATACCTGTTGGACAACCGAAAACACCTCGAAAGCCGAAAAGGAACTATGCTCTCAGCTTGGCTTAACAAAGGTTATTGGTACGCTTTACTGGGCGTGGGCGATTACAATTTTTATCCTTGGAAAATCGTGTGGGAGGCTTACGGCAAAACCTCATTCGAGCCGCGCATTTTCGAGGGACATTGGCAGGCCAACCAATCTTTGCAAGCCTACATCCCCATGAAAAGCCGTCAAGAAGCAGAGGAGATTTTGGAAAAACTCCGCGACAAACGCATTGAAAACTACCTTCGCTCCCTCAAAATGGAAGGCACCATGAATTGGGCGCAACCTGGAAAAATCAAAAAACTAGTCAGATTTCAAGAGGAGGCACCGACCCTCTTTTGA
- the pheT gene encoding phenylalanine--tRNA ligase subunit beta, whose product MKVSLNWLRDFLDLDKSPSEIADILTSLGLEVEGWETVRPSPVDLDKVLTGKVLECERIPETDHLSATKVDVGDGVARSIVCGAPNVAAGQKVLVALPGANVFSKDGQLFQIGERKVKGVPSQGMICAQDELGIGSDHSGIMVLPADTPLGVTAAAYLKKDSDTVIEIGLTPNRADATNHLGVAKDLAAYFRVQENRDVQIREPKIAQSEIRNPKSEIAVEVLSTEACPRYTGLVIRNLKVAESPDWLKNRLLTVGQRPINNVVDITNYVRVELGQPLHAFDLAEIKGRKILVKTLPAGTPFKTLDEVERKLFAEDLMICDGESTPLCIGGVFGGFTSGVSEKTTDIFLESAYFDPKWIRRSMLRHGLRTDAAWSFEKGVDPNGCRRALERAAQLIVEIAGSEIASEVVDIYPNPVQPARVTCEYARVNALIGENLPKERVKKILAALEIGVENETATSFVAVIPTNKPDVLREADVVEEILRVHGLDNVPIPTQIRSSMEITQRPSPDAVRNLASEFLAANGFNECMGMSLSGSHYYLGEGAALPYEKEQLVFIHNSANQGLDCLRPTMLLSALEAVQRNQNRQNPDLRLFEFGKTYQRLTADGTRQTESEFSEISRLSILLTGAHSAESWQPAAKKNVDFYTLKAIVQNLLARLGVSGFQETAIQEAPYQYALKYHRGQQEIVTFGAIQPAILKKTDVKNAVFFADFNFENVLKAVASNKIQFVELNRFPAVRRDLALVLDRGVTFADIRQLANKTAKKLLTSVNLFDVFEDEQKLGAGKKSCAVSFTFEDPEKTLQEKEIDSLMQQLQQAFETKLNAVIRK is encoded by the coding sequence ATGAAGGTTTCGCTGAATTGGCTTCGAGATTTTCTCGACTTAGATAAATCACCCTCTGAAATCGCCGACATACTGACATCGCTGGGGCTTGAAGTGGAAGGTTGGGAAACCGTGCGACCCTCGCCTGTTGATTTGGATAAAGTTTTGACGGGCAAGGTGTTGGAGTGCGAACGCATACCCGAAACCGACCACCTTTCGGCCACCAAAGTAGATGTTGGCGACGGCGTAGCCCGCTCCATCGTGTGCGGCGCGCCTAACGTGGCCGCAGGCCAAAAAGTCCTCGTCGCCCTGCCCGGCGCCAATGTTTTCAGCAAAGACGGCCAACTTTTCCAAATCGGAGAGCGCAAAGTCAAAGGCGTGCCATCGCAGGGCATGATTTGCGCCCAAGACGAACTCGGCATCGGCTCTGACCACTCCGGCATCATGGTGCTGCCCGCCGACACGCCGCTCGGCGTCACCGCCGCCGCGTATCTCAAGAAAGATTCTGACACCGTCATCGAAATCGGCCTCACACCCAACCGCGCCGACGCGACGAATCACCTCGGCGTGGCGAAGGATTTGGCCGCCTATTTCCGCGTTCAGGAAAATCGGGATGTTCAAATTCGCGAGCCAAAAATCGCTCAATCCGAAATCCGAAATCCGAAATCCGAAATTGCAGTTGAGGTTTTGAGCACCGAAGCCTGCCCTCGCTACACCGGCCTCGTTATCAGGAATTTGAAAGTCGCCGAAAGCCCCGACTGGCTCAAAAACCGCCTCCTCACCGTTGGCCAGCGACCCATCAACAACGTGGTGGACATTACCAACTACGTCCGCGTCGAACTCGGCCAGCCGCTCCACGCTTTCGATTTGGCGGAAATAAAAGGCAGGAAAATTTTGGTAAAAACCCTGCCTGCCGGAACGCCTTTCAAAACCCTCGACGAGGTGGAGCGCAAGCTCTTCGCAGAAGACCTGATGATTTGCGACGGCGAATCCACCCCTTTATGCATCGGTGGCGTGTTCGGCGGCTTCACGAGCGGCGTTTCTGAAAAAACGACCGATATTTTTCTCGAAAGTGCCTATTTCGACCCAAAATGGATTCGCCGCTCCATGCTGCGACACGGCCTGCGCACCGACGCGGCCTGGTCGTTTGAAAAAGGCGTTGACCCCAACGGCTGCCGCCGCGCGCTCGAACGCGCCGCCCAACTCATCGTTGAAATTGCCGGCAGCGAAATCGCTTCAGAGGTCGTGGACATTTATCCCAACCCCGTTCAGCCCGCCCGCGTGACCTGCGAGTACGCCCGCGTGAACGCTTTGATTGGGGAAAATTTGCCAAAAGAACGAGTCAAGAAAATCCTCGCCGCCCTCGAAATCGGCGTTGAAAATGAAACGGCCACGAGTTTCGTCGCGGTCATTCCCACCAACAAACCCGACGTGCTCCGCGAGGCCGACGTGGTGGAGGAAATCCTGCGCGTGCACGGGCTGGACAATGTACCCATCCCCACCCAAATCCGCAGCAGCATGGAAATCACCCAGCGCCCCAGCCCCGACGCGGTGCGCAACCTCGCTTCGGAGTTTCTCGCTGCCAATGGCTTCAACGAGTGCATGGGGATGTCGCTCTCCGGCTCGCACTACTACCTCGGCGAAGGCGCGGCGCTGCCTTATGAAAAAGAGCAACTTGTGTTCATCCACAACTCCGCCAATCAGGGGCTGGACTGCCTGCGTCCGACAATGTTGTTGAGCGCCTTGGAGGCTGTTCAGAGAAACCAGAACCGGCAAAATCCTGATTTGCGGTTGTTCGAGTTTGGAAAAACCTACCAACGATTGACGGCAGACGGTACGCGGCAGACGGAAAGCGAGTTTTCGGAGATTTCGAGATTAAGCATTTTGCTTACGGGCGCTCATTCCGCCGAAAGTTGGCAACCCGCCGCCAAGAAAAACGTGGATTTTTACACCTTGAAAGCCATCGTTCAAAACCTGCTCGCCCGGCTCGGCGTGAGCGGTTTTCAGGAAACGGCCATTCAGGAGGCGCCGTACCAGTACGCTTTAAAATACCATCGCGGGCAGCAGGAAATCGTGACTTTCGGTGCGATTCAGCCTGCGATTTTGAAAAAAACGGACGTGAAAAACGCCGTGTTTTTTGCCGATTTCAACTTTGAAAACGTGCTGAAAGCCGTGGCAAGCAACAAAATACAATTCGTCGAACTCAACCGCTTCCCCGCCGTGCGCCGCGACCTCGCGCTGGTGCTCGACCGGGGCGTGACCTTCGCCGATATTAGGCAGTTGGCTAACAAAACGGCCAAAAAACTGTTAACTTCGGTTAATTTGTTCGACGTGTTTGAAGACGAGCAAAAACTCGGCGCCGGGAAGAAGTCCTGCGCCGTGAGTTTCACCTTTGAAGACCCGGAAAAAACCCTCCAGGAAAAAGAAATTGACAGCCTCATGCAGCAATTGCAGCAGGCATTTGAAACGAAATTGAACGCAGTCATCAGAAAATGA